In Scyliorhinus canicula chromosome 27, sScyCan1.1, whole genome shotgun sequence, the following proteins share a genomic window:
- the LOC119957759 gene encoding histone H4 — translation MSGRGKGGKGLGKGGAKRHRKVLRDNIQGITKPAIRRLARRGGVKRISGLIYEETRGVLKVFLENVIRDAVTYTEHAKRKTVTAMDVVYALKRQGRTLYGFGG, via the coding sequence ATGTCTGGCAGAGGGAAAGGTGGTAAAGGACTGGGCAAAGGCGGAGCAAAGCGGCACCGCAAAGTGCTTCGTGATAATATCCAGGGCATCACCAAACCAGCAATCCGCCGCCTGGCTCGCCGTGGCGGGGTCAAGCGCATCTCGGGTTTGATCTATGAGGAGACTCGCGGGGTGCTGAAGGTTTTCCTGGAGAATGTGATCAGGGACGCCGTCACCTACACTGAACACGCCAAGCGCAAGACGGTCACCGCCATGGATGTGGTTTACGCTCTCAAACGCCAGGGCCGCACTCTCTATGGATTCGGCGGCTGA
- the LOC119957741 gene encoding late histone H2B.L4-like, translating into MADEKKPTSKPAAKKGAKKVIKKPAVKGGKKRRRSRKESYSIYIYKVMKQVHPDTGISSKAMSIMNSFVSDIFERIAGEASRLAHYNKRHTISSREIQTAVRLLLPGELAKHAVSEGTKAVTKYTSSK; encoded by the coding sequence ATGGCTGACGAGAAGAAACCAACATCGAAACCAGCTGCCAAGAAGGGAGCCAAGAAAGTCATTAAGAAACCGGCAGTAAAGGGCGGCAAGAAGCGGCGAAGGTCGAGGAAGGAGAGTTACTCCATCTACATCTACAAAGTGATGAAGCAGGTTCACCCCGACACCGGCATCTCCTCCAAGGCCATGAGCATCATGAACTCGTTCGTCAGCGATATTTTCGAGCGTATCGCGGGTGAGGCTTCCCGCCTGGCCCATTACAACAAGCGCCACACCATCAGCTCCCGGGAGATCCAGACCGCCGTGCGCCTGCTGCTGCCCGGGGAACTGGCCAAGCACGCCGTGTCGGAAGGGACAAAGGCGGTCACCAAGTACACCAGCTCCAAGTAA